A genomic segment from Nitratiruptor sp. YY08-10 encodes:
- a CDS encoding Uma2 family endonuclease: MEARKLENYTYQDYLEIDKTTKERVELIFGRIYMMAGASAKHQDVVLNIAITLKNESQCKPRVAPYDLKLRCSFDPSVESVNVVQPDVMLFCEDEKLPCAIFEVLSPSTASKDKTDKLALYECARIKEYFIVEPEYKVVERFVLKGKKYQFAGNYAENMQMKVECIGKEVDVSAFFEGVE, from the coding sequence GTGGAAGCCAGGAAGCTTGAAAACTATACCTACCAAGACTATTTGGAGATTGACAAAACGACAAAAGAGCGTGTTGAGCTTATCTTTGGCCGCATCTATATGATGGCAGGAGCTAGTGCCAAGCATCAAGATGTAGTTTTGAATATAGCTATTACTCTTAAAAATGAGAGCCAATGTAAGCCAAGAGTTGCACCATACGATTTGAAACTTCGATGCAGTTTCGATCCAAGTGTAGAATCGGTGAATGTAGTGCAGCCCGATGTCATGCTCTTTTGTGAAGATGAGAAGCTTCCATGCGCGATTTTTGAAGTTTTAAGTCCATCAACCGCATCCAAAGACAAAACTGACAAACTAGCTTTATATGAGTGTGCCAGGATAAAGGAGTATTTTATCGTTGAGCCTGAGTATAAGGTAGTGGAGCGGTTTGTTTTGAAGGGGAAAAAGTATCAATTTGCTGGAAACTATGCTGAAAATATGCAAATGAAGGTTGAATGTATCGGCAAAGAGGTGGATGTAAGTGCATTTTTCGAAGGAGTGGAATGA
- a CDS encoding dehypoxanthine futalosine cyclase, with product MRLSKREALDLIKNADLIELGQMALAKKRELHPKKITTFIVDRNINYTNICWVDCDFCAFYRKPKDEDAYVLSYDEIDQKIEELLEIGGTQILFQGGVHPKLKIDYYEDLVEHIHTKYPQITIHGFSAVEISYIAKVSRLSYKEVLERLKAKGLSSIPGAGAEILSDRVREIISPKKLSSQEWLDIHKAAHEVGMKTTATMMYGTVESDEEIVEHWEKIRDLQDETGGFRAFIMWSFQPYNTALQKSGVVTHKTSSNRYLRLLAVSRLFLDNFKNIQSSWVTQGSYIGQLALLYGANDLGSTMMEENVVKAAGAQNRMNQEEMIRLIKDVGEIPAKRNTAYEILEVYE from the coding sequence ATGAGACTGAGTAAACGTGAGGCGTTGGATCTCATCAAAAATGCTGATTTGATTGAGCTAGGGCAGATGGCTTTAGCAAAAAAAAGAGAACTGCATCCAAAAAAAATTACAACATTTATCGTCGATCGCAATATCAACTATACCAATATCTGCTGGGTAGATTGCGATTTTTGTGCATTTTACAGAAAGCCAAAAGATGAGGATGCATATGTTTTGAGTTATGATGAGATTGATCAAAAAATAGAGGAGCTTTTGGAGATTGGAGGAACGCAGATTTTGTTTCAGGGAGGTGTCCATCCAAAACTCAAAATTGATTATTATGAAGATTTGGTTGAGCATATTCATACAAAGTATCCACAAATTACCATTCATGGATTTAGCGCAGTGGAGATTAGCTACATTGCCAAAGTAAGCAGGCTCAGTTACAAAGAGGTTTTAGAGCGTCTCAAGGCAAAGGGACTGAGCTCCATTCCTGGAGCAGGAGCCGAAATTTTAAGCGATCGCGTCAGAGAGATTATCAGTCCAAAAAAACTCTCCAGCCAAGAGTGGCTCGATATCCATAAGGCTGCTCATGAAGTTGGGATGAAAACAACGGCAACGATGATGTATGGAACGGTGGAAAGCGATGAAGAGATAGTTGAACACTGGGAGAAGATACGTGATCTTCAAGATGAGACGGGCGGATTTCGTGCCTTTATCATGTGGAGTTTTCAACCTTATAATACCGCTTTGCAAAAAAGTGGCGTTGTAACGCATAAAACAAGTTCAAACCGTTATCTGAGACTTCTTGCAGTCAGTAGACTCTTTTTGGATAATTTTAAAAATATTCAGTCTTCCTGGGTAACGCAAGGAAGCTACATCGGTCAATTAGCTCTGTTATATGGGGCGAATGATTTAGGATCCACGATGATGGAAGAGAATGTGGTCAAAGCTGCAGGTGCACAAAATCGAATGAACCAGGAAGAAATGATTCGACTTATCAAAGATGTAGGGGAGATTCCTGCAAAAAGAAATACGGCCTACGAGATTTTGGAGGTCTATGAATGA